In the genome of Andrena cerasifolii isolate SP2316 chromosome 5, iyAndCera1_principal, whole genome shotgun sequence, one region contains:
- the Teh4 gene encoding tipE homolog 4 phospholipid transfer protein isoform X2, protein MGRKHKRRLIPEQDRRICGSICFCQFTIVISCVALVYLSVAIYMPSHRAFHAGIEPDPVMCQTINTTLANNCGWASCGEWCLTRTTGFCPQIHATVRRNGTDVVFENCTKFNSISCPKVNMGSVKRYNCNNGSECSVLSGVFNCSLGHCSNISELMLCHHKADGIVVDSEKDNMKLNGFFSCLSSRCTKIKSPFRCDRYCPNIATADVNVFLMQDDNVIAAKCERGVALNKANGSLLGTRLTTPVKVWDHQNGSIVASCMVVSKERDLVRAEDCVNGTLLKEITVPQPYINFTSFLNIYEKSLPHQLDPTNAYVPAQRSLTIYNSSRLYINLEGCVNTLKGECKDFLTSHGRDGDNQTAQSRYLCYYNKNNSFFVVARFDLNKTRTELLIAIIVPSGLFVISLTTLVIITRSVQVGDDAKMRCRYCVDKQAVEGEDEGLVEATPSSSQGQMNENEIKSMAL, encoded by the exons GCGTCGCCCTGGTTTATCTAAGCGTGGCAATCTACATGCCGTCCCACAG AGCCTTTCACGCGGGGATCGAACCAGACCCAGTCATGTGCCAAACCATCAACACCACCTTAGCTAATAATTGTGGCTGGGCGAGTTGCGGGGAGTGGTGCTTAACAAGAACCACTGGCTTTTGCCCTCAGATTCACGCGACCGTGAGGAGGAATGGCACAGACGTCGTGTTCGAGAACTGCACGAAATTCAACAGCATATCCTGCCCGAAG GTGAACATGGGTTCGGTGAAAAGGTACAACTGCAACAACGGCAGCGAGTGCAGCGTACTTTCAGGGGTGTTCAACTGCAGCCTCGGCCACTGTTCCAACATCAGCGAGCTGATGCTGTGCCATCACAAGGCAGACGGCATCGTGGTGGACAGCGAGAAGGACAACATGAAGCTGAACGGCTTCTTCAGCTGTCTGAGCTCCAGATGCACGAAGATCAAGAGCCCGTTCCGCTGCGATCGTTATTGCCCGAATATCGCCACCGCCGACGTGAACGTGTTCCTCATGCAGGACGACAACGTCATCGCGGCGAAATGCGAGCGCGGCGTCGCCTTAAATAAGGCTAATGGAAGTTTGCTTGGAACCAGGCTGACCACGCCTGTGAAAGTCTGGGATCACCAGAATGGGAGCATCGTTGCTAGCTGTATGGTCGTTAGCAAAGAAAGGGATCTCGTAAG GGCAGAGGATTGCGTGAACGGCACCCTGTTAAAGGAGATCACGGTGCCCCAGCCGTACATCAACTTCACGAGCTTTCTGAATATATACGAGAAGAGCTTGCCGCATCAGCTGGATCCGACGAACGCCTACGTGCCGGCCCAACGATCCCTCACGATCTACAATAGTTCCCGCCTCTACATCAACCTGGAGGGTTGCGTCAACACGCTCAAGGGGGAATGTAAAGATTTTCTGACCAGTCATGGGCGAGATGGCGACAATCAGACGGCGCAGAGCAGATACCTCTGCTATTATAACAAG AACAACTCGTTCTTCGTCGTGGCACGCTTCGACCTGAACAAGACGCGAACGGAATTGCTGATCGCCATCATCGTGCCGTCAGGCTTGTTCGTCATTAGCCTGACGACGCTGGTGATCATCACGCGATCGGTGCAGGTGGGCGACGACGCTAAAATGCGGTGCAGGTACTGCGTGGACAAGCAGGCGGTGGAGGGCGAGGACGAAGGGCTGGTGGAGGCCACACCATCGTCGTCCCAAGGTCAGATGAACGAGAACGAGATTAAAAGTATGGCGCTTTAG
- the Teh4 gene encoding tipE homolog 4 phospholipid transfer protein isoform X3: MRQYLLLSIHHCHQLRRPGLSKRGNLHAVPQIHATVRRNGTDVVFENCTKFNSISCPKSVNFFSQVNMGSVKRYNCNNGSECSVLSGVFNCSLGHCSNISELMLCHHKADGIVVDSEKDNMKLNGFFSCLSSRCTKIKSPFRCDRYCPNIATADVNVFLMQDDNVIAAKCERGVALNKANGSLLGTRLTTPVKVWDHQNGSIVASCMVVSKERDLVRAEDCVNGTLLKEITVPQPYINFTSFLNIYEKSLPHQLDPTNAYVPAQRSLTIYNSSRLYINLEGCVNTLKGECKDFLTSHGRDGDNQTAQSRYLCYYNKNNSFFVVARFDLNKTRTELLIAIIVPSGLFVISLTTLVIITRSVQVGDDAKMRCRYCVDKQAVEGEDEGLVEATPSSSQGQMNENEIKSMAL, encoded by the exons GCGTCGCCCTGGTTTATCTAAGCGTGGCAATCTACATGCCGTCCCACAG ATTCACGCGACCGTGAGGAGGAATGGCACAGACGTCGTGTTCGAGAACTGCACGAAATTCAACAGCATATCCTGCCCGAAG TCGGTGAATTTCTTTTCCCAGGTGAACATGGGTTCGGTGAAAAGGTACAACTGCAACAACGGCAGCGAGTGCAGCGTACTTTCAGGGGTGTTCAACTGCAGCCTCGGCCACTGTTCCAACATCAGCGAGCTGATGCTGTGCCATCACAAGGCAGACGGCATCGTGGTGGACAGCGAGAAGGACAACATGAAGCTGAACGGCTTCTTCAGCTGTCTGAGCTCCAGATGCACGAAGATCAAGAGCCCGTTCCGCTGCGATCGTTATTGCCCGAATATCGCCACCGCCGACGTGAACGTGTTCCTCATGCAGGACGACAACGTCATCGCGGCGAAATGCGAGCGCGGCGTCGCCTTAAATAAGGCTAATGGAAGTTTGCTTGGAACCAGGCTGACCACGCCTGTGAAAGTCTGGGATCACCAGAATGGGAGCATCGTTGCTAGCTGTATGGTCGTTAGCAAAGAAAGGGATCTCGTAAG GGCAGAGGATTGCGTGAACGGCACCCTGTTAAAGGAGATCACGGTGCCCCAGCCGTACATCAACTTCACGAGCTTTCTGAATATATACGAGAAGAGCTTGCCGCATCAGCTGGATCCGACGAACGCCTACGTGCCGGCCCAACGATCCCTCACGATCTACAATAGTTCCCGCCTCTACATCAACCTGGAGGGTTGCGTCAACACGCTCAAGGGGGAATGTAAAGATTTTCTGACCAGTCATGGGCGAGATGGCGACAATCAGACGGCGCAGAGCAGATACCTCTGCTATTATAACAAG AACAACTCGTTCTTCGTCGTGGCACGCTTCGACCTGAACAAGACGCGAACGGAATTGCTGATCGCCATCATCGTGCCGTCAGGCTTGTTCGTCATTAGCCTGACGACGCTGGTGATCATCACGCGATCGGTGCAGGTGGGCGACGACGCTAAAATGCGGTGCAGGTACTGCGTGGACAAGCAGGCGGTGGAGGGCGAGGACGAAGGGCTGGTGGAGGCCACACCATCGTCGTCCCAAGGTCAGATGAACGAGAACGAGATTAAAAGTATGGCGCTTTAG
- the Teh4 gene encoding tipE homolog 4 phospholipid transfer protein isoform X4 has translation MRQYLLLSIHHCHQLRRPGLSKRGNLHAVPQIHATVRRNGTDVVFENCTKFNSISCPKVNMGSVKRYNCNNGSECSVLSGVFNCSLGHCSNISELMLCHHKADGIVVDSEKDNMKLNGFFSCLSSRCTKIKSPFRCDRYCPNIATADVNVFLMQDDNVIAAKCERGVALNKANGSLLGTRLTTPVKVWDHQNGSIVASCMVVSKERDLVRAEDCVNGTLLKEITVPQPYINFTSFLNIYEKSLPHQLDPTNAYVPAQRSLTIYNSSRLYINLEGCVNTLKGECKDFLTSHGRDGDNQTAQSRYLCYYNKNNSFFVVARFDLNKTRTELLIAIIVPSGLFVISLTTLVIITRSVQVGDDAKMRCRYCVDKQAVEGEDEGLVEATPSSSQGQMNENEIKSMAL, from the exons GCGTCGCCCTGGTTTATCTAAGCGTGGCAATCTACATGCCGTCCCACAG ATTCACGCGACCGTGAGGAGGAATGGCACAGACGTCGTGTTCGAGAACTGCACGAAATTCAACAGCATATCCTGCCCGAAG GTGAACATGGGTTCGGTGAAAAGGTACAACTGCAACAACGGCAGCGAGTGCAGCGTACTTTCAGGGGTGTTCAACTGCAGCCTCGGCCACTGTTCCAACATCAGCGAGCTGATGCTGTGCCATCACAAGGCAGACGGCATCGTGGTGGACAGCGAGAAGGACAACATGAAGCTGAACGGCTTCTTCAGCTGTCTGAGCTCCAGATGCACGAAGATCAAGAGCCCGTTCCGCTGCGATCGTTATTGCCCGAATATCGCCACCGCCGACGTGAACGTGTTCCTCATGCAGGACGACAACGTCATCGCGGCGAAATGCGAGCGCGGCGTCGCCTTAAATAAGGCTAATGGAAGTTTGCTTGGAACCAGGCTGACCACGCCTGTGAAAGTCTGGGATCACCAGAATGGGAGCATCGTTGCTAGCTGTATGGTCGTTAGCAAAGAAAGGGATCTCGTAAG GGCAGAGGATTGCGTGAACGGCACCCTGTTAAAGGAGATCACGGTGCCCCAGCCGTACATCAACTTCACGAGCTTTCTGAATATATACGAGAAGAGCTTGCCGCATCAGCTGGATCCGACGAACGCCTACGTGCCGGCCCAACGATCCCTCACGATCTACAATAGTTCCCGCCTCTACATCAACCTGGAGGGTTGCGTCAACACGCTCAAGGGGGAATGTAAAGATTTTCTGACCAGTCATGGGCGAGATGGCGACAATCAGACGGCGCAGAGCAGATACCTCTGCTATTATAACAAG AACAACTCGTTCTTCGTCGTGGCACGCTTCGACCTGAACAAGACGCGAACGGAATTGCTGATCGCCATCATCGTGCCGTCAGGCTTGTTCGTCATTAGCCTGACGACGCTGGTGATCATCACGCGATCGGTGCAGGTGGGCGACGACGCTAAAATGCGGTGCAGGTACTGCGTGGACAAGCAGGCGGTGGAGGGCGAGGACGAAGGGCTGGTGGAGGCCACACCATCGTCGTCCCAAGGTCAGATGAACGAGAACGAGATTAAAAGTATGGCGCTTTAG
- the Teh4 gene encoding tipE homolog 4 phospholipid transfer protein isoform X1, which translates to MGRKHKRRLIPEQDRRICGSICFCQFTIVISCVALVYLSVAIYMPSHRAFHAGIEPDPVMCQTINTTLANNCGWASCGEWCLTRTTGFCPQIHATVRRNGTDVVFENCTKFNSISCPKSVNFFSQVNMGSVKRYNCNNGSECSVLSGVFNCSLGHCSNISELMLCHHKADGIVVDSEKDNMKLNGFFSCLSSRCTKIKSPFRCDRYCPNIATADVNVFLMQDDNVIAAKCERGVALNKANGSLLGTRLTTPVKVWDHQNGSIVASCMVVSKERDLVRAEDCVNGTLLKEITVPQPYINFTSFLNIYEKSLPHQLDPTNAYVPAQRSLTIYNSSRLYINLEGCVNTLKGECKDFLTSHGRDGDNQTAQSRYLCYYNKNNSFFVVARFDLNKTRTELLIAIIVPSGLFVISLTTLVIITRSVQVGDDAKMRCRYCVDKQAVEGEDEGLVEATPSSSQGQMNENEIKSMAL; encoded by the exons GCGTCGCCCTGGTTTATCTAAGCGTGGCAATCTACATGCCGTCCCACAG AGCCTTTCACGCGGGGATCGAACCAGACCCAGTCATGTGCCAAACCATCAACACCACCTTAGCTAATAATTGTGGCTGGGCGAGTTGCGGGGAGTGGTGCTTAACAAGAACCACTGGCTTTTGCCCTCAGATTCACGCGACCGTGAGGAGGAATGGCACAGACGTCGTGTTCGAGAACTGCACGAAATTCAACAGCATATCCTGCCCGAAG TCGGTGAATTTCTTTTCCCAGGTGAACATGGGTTCGGTGAAAAGGTACAACTGCAACAACGGCAGCGAGTGCAGCGTACTTTCAGGGGTGTTCAACTGCAGCCTCGGCCACTGTTCCAACATCAGCGAGCTGATGCTGTGCCATCACAAGGCAGACGGCATCGTGGTGGACAGCGAGAAGGACAACATGAAGCTGAACGGCTTCTTCAGCTGTCTGAGCTCCAGATGCACGAAGATCAAGAGCCCGTTCCGCTGCGATCGTTATTGCCCGAATATCGCCACCGCCGACGTGAACGTGTTCCTCATGCAGGACGACAACGTCATCGCGGCGAAATGCGAGCGCGGCGTCGCCTTAAATAAGGCTAATGGAAGTTTGCTTGGAACCAGGCTGACCACGCCTGTGAAAGTCTGGGATCACCAGAATGGGAGCATCGTTGCTAGCTGTATGGTCGTTAGCAAAGAAAGGGATCTCGTAAG GGCAGAGGATTGCGTGAACGGCACCCTGTTAAAGGAGATCACGGTGCCCCAGCCGTACATCAACTTCACGAGCTTTCTGAATATATACGAGAAGAGCTTGCCGCATCAGCTGGATCCGACGAACGCCTACGTGCCGGCCCAACGATCCCTCACGATCTACAATAGTTCCCGCCTCTACATCAACCTGGAGGGTTGCGTCAACACGCTCAAGGGGGAATGTAAAGATTTTCTGACCAGTCATGGGCGAGATGGCGACAATCAGACGGCGCAGAGCAGATACCTCTGCTATTATAACAAG AACAACTCGTTCTTCGTCGTGGCACGCTTCGACCTGAACAAGACGCGAACGGAATTGCTGATCGCCATCATCGTGCCGTCAGGCTTGTTCGTCATTAGCCTGACGACGCTGGTGATCATCACGCGATCGGTGCAGGTGGGCGACGACGCTAAAATGCGGTGCAGGTACTGCGTGGACAAGCAGGCGGTGGAGGGCGAGGACGAAGGGCTGGTGGAGGCCACACCATCGTCGTCCCAAGGTCAGATGAACGAGAACGAGATTAAAAGTATGGCGCTTTAG